A stretch of Myxococcus hansupus DNA encodes these proteins:
- a CDS encoding chitobiase/beta-hexosaminidase C-terminal domain-containing protein: MSPTLSWPLRCGAVLLAAQLVLACGGGGGQQPPPPSDLTPPTTRVTPAGGEFTNSVAVTLTCDDGSGSGCAATYYTLDGTTPGTGSTQYREPFTLGSTTTVRFYSLDAAGNAEAPGTVTFTLVGAGDTAAPTTVASPAGGAFNSPRNVTLTCSDGEGSGCAATHYTLDGSVPTLASPRYTAPVSISTSATLRFFSVDRVGNLEAVQQARYVVDTQAPQVVAAPRGGGFTTSRAVTLSCDDGEGSGCAAIHYTTNGSLPSLDSAIYQEPLLLTATTRVRFIAVDFVGNVSDVVSEQYTRDASVEDRTAPTTVASPAGGVYWSAQSVVLSCTDDAVGSGCAGTYYTVDGSAPTTSSIRYTGPVSVTPPTTLRFFSMDLAGNVEVAKSEQYTLDTTPPVTTASPSGGVYQEAVSVTLACSDTASGCAETRYTLDGSSPTASSPRYEGPITLTRTLMLRFASTDVAGNVESAKQESYVLPELDRQASEQILAVRNAVNGTVNLVIHGAWITYIKQGVGNLANDPAGFFLQAERTGPALFVPVDPSTLTPVPHVGDRVRVTVNAKNVVNGQVRATLSGLSVLSRDASVSALLQDVSAVDVTSGGTQPDYESEYVSITGTIGAPGFSASGDGHLQAPLTTVGVPSGSTSAASLRLRLVEPLRDDLALTSGCEVTVTSPLWVFMSGTQTRPAIQASGWKASDVTVRACPAPRVINAWAPGRNTVMVRFGRPLEPTSLVANGSQFSISGLNVTQARLETDTVVALTTSDQAPRQSYAITVATTIRDRLGVHLDSMATQTTFAGYVRTARLRLSEVAPNVPNGRDLVELLVREGGSTGGATLMDGNATLATLPDVEVAAGDIIVVHLNPDRVTPGVDAPASETLGKTQYPASSYSSNYDNAWDFHGTTLGVGTGNRTLRIRDAFEVTQDGVALVVTGNTFAGYPALLQALQSEGHWFPTTCSGVPCTYESSPSALDVSFDWGMAFYYAGREYTLQRNGTMDNGNRGDWKVDYATLGAPNLH, from the coding sequence ATGTCCCCGACGCTTTCCTGGCCCCTGCGCTGTGGCGCGGTGCTTCTCGCCGCGCAGCTCGTCCTCGCGTGTGGTGGTGGGGGTGGGCAACAACCGCCTCCGCCTTCCGATCTCACGCCGCCCACGACGCGCGTGACGCCCGCGGGAGGGGAGTTCACCAACTCCGTGGCGGTGACGCTGACGTGTGATGACGGAAGTGGCAGCGGCTGCGCGGCCACGTACTACACGCTGGATGGCACGACGCCCGGCACCGGCTCCACGCAATATCGCGAGCCCTTCACGCTGGGGAGCACCACCACGGTGCGCTTCTACTCCCTGGACGCGGCGGGCAACGCGGAGGCGCCGGGGACGGTGACCTTCACGCTGGTGGGGGCGGGGGACACGGCGGCGCCCACCACGGTGGCCAGCCCCGCGGGTGGCGCGTTCAACAGCCCCCGGAACGTCACGCTGACGTGCTCCGACGGCGAGGGTTCTGGCTGCGCGGCCACGCACTACACGCTGGATGGCAGCGTGCCCACGCTGGCCTCGCCGCGCTACACGGCGCCCGTCTCCATCTCCACCTCCGCCACGCTGCGCTTCTTCTCCGTGGACCGGGTGGGCAACCTCGAGGCGGTGCAGCAGGCTCGCTATGTCGTGGACACCCAGGCGCCCCAGGTGGTGGCGGCTCCCAGGGGAGGGGGCTTCACCACGTCGCGCGCCGTCACGCTGTCGTGTGACGACGGCGAGGGCAGCGGCTGCGCGGCCATCCACTACACCACCAACGGCAGCCTTCCCTCGCTGGACTCCGCCATCTACCAGGAGCCGCTGCTGCTGACGGCCACCACCCGCGTGCGGTTCATCGCGGTGGACTTCGTGGGCAATGTCTCCGACGTGGTGTCGGAGCAGTACACGCGCGACGCCTCGGTGGAGGATCGCACCGCGCCCACGACGGTGGCCTCACCCGCGGGCGGTGTCTACTGGAGCGCCCAGTCCGTCGTCCTGTCGTGCACGGACGACGCGGTGGGCAGTGGCTGCGCGGGCACGTACTACACGGTCGATGGCAGCGCGCCGACGACGTCCAGCATCCGCTATACGGGGCCCGTCTCCGTGACGCCCCCCACCACGCTGCGTTTCTTCTCCATGGACCTCGCCGGCAACGTCGAGGTCGCCAAGTCCGAGCAGTACACGCTGGACACGACGCCGCCGGTGACGACGGCCTCGCCCTCGGGCGGCGTCTATCAGGAGGCTGTCTCCGTGACGTTGGCGTGCAGTGACACGGCTTCGGGCTGCGCCGAGACGCGCTACACGCTGGATGGCTCCTCGCCCACCGCGAGCTCGCCGCGGTACGAGGGGCCCATTACCCTCACGCGCACCTTGATGCTGCGCTTCGCCTCCACCGACGTGGCGGGCAACGTGGAGTCAGCGAAGCAGGAGTCCTACGTCCTGCCCGAGCTGGACCGGCAGGCCTCCGAGCAGATTCTGGCCGTGCGCAACGCTGTGAATGGCACGGTGAACCTCGTCATCCACGGCGCCTGGATTACGTACATCAAGCAAGGCGTGGGCAACCTGGCGAACGACCCGGCGGGCTTCTTCCTCCAAGCGGAGCGGACGGGGCCAGCCTTGTTCGTTCCGGTGGACCCGTCGACGCTGACGCCCGTGCCGCACGTGGGAGACCGGGTGCGCGTCACGGTGAACGCGAAGAACGTCGTCAATGGCCAGGTGCGGGCGACCCTCTCCGGCCTCAGCGTGCTCAGCCGGGATGCGTCGGTGTCGGCGCTCCTCCAGGATGTCAGCGCGGTGGACGTCACCTCCGGCGGGACACAGCCTGACTATGAGTCCGAATACGTCTCCATCACCGGCACCATCGGCGCGCCTGGCTTCTCCGCCTCCGGTGACGGGCACCTCCAGGCACCGTTGACGACGGTGGGGGTTCCCTCCGGGTCGACGTCCGCGGCCTCGCTGCGGCTGCGGCTGGTGGAGCCCCTCCGCGACGACCTGGCCCTCACATCGGGATGCGAGGTGACGGTGACGTCGCCGCTCTGGGTGTTCATGTCGGGGACGCAGACGCGGCCCGCCATCCAGGCCTCCGGGTGGAAGGCGAGCGATGTCACGGTTCGCGCGTGTCCCGCCCCTCGCGTCATCAACGCGTGGGCCCCGGGCCGCAACACGGTCATGGTGCGGTTCGGTCGGCCGCTCGAGCCGACATCGCTGGTGGCCAATGGCAGCCAGTTCTCCATCTCGGGGCTGAACGTCACGCAGGCTCGGTTGGAGACCGACACCGTGGTCGCGCTGACCACCAGCGACCAGGCCCCCCGCCAGTCGTATGCCATCACCGTGGCGACCACGATTCGGGACAGGCTCGGCGTCCATCTCGACTCCATGGCGACCCAGACCACCTTCGCTGGCTATGTCCGGACGGCCCGGTTGCGCCTGAGCGAGGTGGCGCCCAACGTCCCCAATGGCAGGGACCTGGTGGAGCTCCTCGTCCGGGAGGGAGGCTCCACCGGGGGCGCCACGCTGATGGATGGCAACGCGACACTGGCGACGTTGCCGGACGTCGAGGTGGCCGCGGGAGACATCATCGTGGTCCATCTCAACCCGGACCGGGTGACGCCGGGGGTGGACGCGCCGGCCTCCGAGACGCTCGGCAAGACGCAGTATCCGGCGTCCAGCTACAGCTCGAACTACGACAACGCCTGGGACTTTCATGGCACGACGTTGGGGGTGGGGACTGGCAACCGGACCCTGCGCATCCGGGATGCCTTTGAGGTCACCCAGGATGGTGTGGCGCTCGTCGTGACGGGCAACACCTTCGCGGGCTACCCGGCGCTGCTCCAGGCGCTCCAGAGCGAAGGGCACTGGTTCCCGACGACCTGTTCCGGCGTGCCGTGTACGTATGAATCCAGCCCCTCGGCCCTCGATGTCTCGTTCGACTGGGGGATGGCTTTCTATTACGCGGGCCGCGAGTACACGCTTCAGCGCAATGGCACCATGGATAACGGCAACCGAGGGGACTGGAAGGTGGACTACGCCACGCTGGGTGCGCCCAATCTCCATTAA
- a CDS encoding YihY/virulence factor BrkB family protein, with protein sequence MVLPGKGMSWKRFFIALKDEWARDDVEDVAGALTFRVILALFPFLLFLVSLAGLLIEPAQAQALIQELARVAPREVTTILSERIDALAESRPVGLLTVGGVGAVWAASKGVAALMKALNKVYGVTESRPVWKQKGTAVLVTLGGAAVAILAAVAVVVTPVIAGKLPGALGTVLMWLRLPVAGLLMMSLWAVLYYVLPDVKQRFRFITPGSVVGVLIWVVASWGFSKYVANFGSYDVNYGAIGGVIVMLLWMWLSAMVVLLGAEINAILEHRSPDGKAPGQKVPEQGKALTATKTELEEGGAELPGAPGFRPTVDPVTGKPLDGPPAMPPRLRDTPLAAAFKWTAGLGLGLFLLRRSSTR encoded by the coding sequence ATGGTTCTCCCTGGCAAGGGAATGAGCTGGAAGCGGTTCTTCATCGCGTTGAAGGACGAGTGGGCTCGCGACGACGTGGAGGATGTCGCCGGCGCGCTCACGTTCCGGGTGATTCTGGCGCTCTTCCCGTTCCTGCTGTTCCTGGTGTCGCTGGCGGGGCTCCTCATCGAACCGGCGCAGGCCCAGGCGCTCATCCAGGAGCTGGCGCGGGTGGCGCCGCGGGAAGTGACGACGATTCTCAGCGAGCGCATCGATGCGTTGGCGGAGAGCCGGCCGGTGGGGCTGCTGACGGTGGGCGGTGTCGGCGCCGTCTGGGCGGCGTCCAAGGGCGTGGCGGCGCTGATGAAGGCGCTCAACAAGGTCTACGGCGTGACGGAGTCCCGACCCGTCTGGAAGCAGAAGGGCACGGCGGTGCTGGTGACGCTGGGCGGCGCGGCGGTGGCCATCCTCGCGGCGGTCGCCGTCGTCGTGACGCCTGTCATCGCCGGCAAGCTGCCCGGTGCGTTGGGCACGGTGCTGATGTGGCTGCGCCTCCCGGTGGCCGGCCTGCTGATGATGTCCCTGTGGGCCGTGCTGTACTACGTGCTGCCGGACGTGAAGCAGCGGTTCCGCTTCATCACCCCGGGCTCGGTGGTGGGCGTGCTCATCTGGGTGGTGGCGTCGTGGGGCTTCTCCAAGTACGTCGCCAACTTCGGCAGCTACGACGTCAACTATGGCGCCATCGGCGGTGTCATCGTCATGCTGCTGTGGATGTGGCTCTCCGCGATGGTCGTGCTGCTGGGCGCGGAGATCAACGCCATCCTCGAGCACCGCTCCCCGGACGGGAAGGCGCCGGGCCAGAAGGTCCCCGAGCAGGGCAAGGCCTTGACGGCCACCAAGACGGAGCTGGAGGAGGGGGGCGCGGAGCTGCCGGGTGCCCCGGGCTTCCGGCCCACGGTGGACCCGGTGACGGGCAAGCCCCTGGACGGGCCACCCGCCATGCCGCCTCGGCTGCGCGATACGCCGCTCGCGGCGGCCTTCAAGTGGACGGCGGGCCTCGGGTTGGGATTGTTCCTGCTGCGCAGGTCGTCGACCCGGTAG
- a CDS encoding ABC-F family ATP-binding cassette domain-containing protein — protein sequence MFNVINVSKAYGPKKLFEDVNVTFSPGRRYGLTGPNGAGKSTFMKILAGDEEADMGNIVRPRKLGILRQDHFRYEDNRVLDVVLMGNGPLWAAMSEKNELLAKSDITEEDGNRLGELEGVIAEEDGYSAESDASTLLAGLGIDQAFHEEPMKQLTGGLKLRVLLAQALFGKPEGLLLDEPTNNLDIDSIRWLETFLHEYEGVLITISHDRHFLNAICTHIADIDYEAIIHYPGGYDDMVRQKAQVRSRVESETAEKKKKIAQLQDFVARFHAGTRASQVQSRIKQIDKLKSDDLKRSNIARPFIRFDQKVVSGKQTLMIEGIHKSFDGQSVIKPFTSLVCKGEKVCVIGRNGVGKSTLVKMIAGQLEPDGGKIGWGHQASVGYLPQDHHGVVRKGTTCFGWLRDLHDKLTNEEISGVLGRMLFSGEERMKNTDTLSGGETVRLLLSKLMIMQDNVLVLDEPTNHLDLESIAALAEGLQKYEGTVIVVTHDQELISEVATRIWSLQAGQEVLDFNGPYSEFVEKHSDVAARRR from the coding sequence ATGTTCAACGTCATCAACGTCTCCAAGGCCTACGGGCCCAAGAAGCTTTTCGAGGACGTCAACGTCACGTTCTCACCGGGCCGTCGCTACGGCCTGACCGGTCCGAACGGGGCCGGGAAGTCCACGTTCATGAAGATCCTCGCCGGGGACGAGGAAGCGGACATGGGCAACATCGTCCGGCCCCGCAAGCTGGGCATCCTCCGCCAGGACCACTTCCGCTACGAGGACAACCGCGTCCTCGACGTGGTGCTCATGGGCAACGGCCCCCTCTGGGCGGCCATGTCCGAGAAGAACGAGCTGCTGGCCAAGTCGGACATCACCGAGGAGGACGGCAACCGGCTGGGTGAGCTGGAGGGCGTCATCGCCGAGGAGGACGGCTACTCCGCGGAGAGCGACGCCTCCACCCTGCTCGCGGGCCTCGGCATCGACCAGGCCTTCCACGAAGAGCCCATGAAGCAGCTCACCGGCGGCCTCAAGCTCCGCGTGCTGCTCGCGCAGGCGCTGTTCGGCAAGCCCGAAGGCCTGCTGCTCGACGAGCCCACGAACAACCTCGACATCGACTCCATCCGCTGGCTGGAGACGTTCCTCCACGAGTACGAGGGCGTGCTCATCACCATCAGCCACGACCGGCACTTCCTCAACGCCATCTGCACGCACATCGCGGACATCGACTACGAGGCCATCATCCACTACCCCGGTGGATACGACGACATGGTCCGGCAGAAGGCGCAGGTGCGCAGCCGCGTCGAGTCCGAGACGGCCGAGAAGAAGAAGAAGATCGCCCAGCTCCAGGACTTCGTCGCGCGCTTCCACGCCGGTACCCGCGCCTCGCAGGTGCAGAGCCGCATCAAGCAGATCGACAAGCTGAAGTCGGACGACCTCAAGCGCTCCAACATCGCGCGTCCCTTCATCCGCTTCGACCAGAAGGTGGTCAGCGGAAAGCAGACGCTGATGATTGAAGGCATCCACAAGTCCTTCGACGGCCAGTCGGTCATCAAGCCCTTCACCTCCCTGGTCTGCAAGGGCGAGAAGGTCTGCGTCATCGGCCGCAACGGCGTGGGCAAGTCCACGCTGGTGAAGATGATCGCCGGGCAGTTGGAGCCGGACGGCGGGAAGATTGGCTGGGGCCACCAGGCCTCCGTGGGCTACCTGCCGCAGGACCACCACGGCGTCGTGCGCAAGGGCACCACCTGCTTCGGCTGGCTGCGCGACCTGCACGACAAGCTCACCAACGAGGAGATCTCCGGCGTGCTGGGCCGGATGCTCTTCTCCGGTGAGGAGCGCATGAAGAACACCGACACCCTCTCCGGTGGTGAGACGGTGCGGCTGCTCCTGTCCAAGCTGATGATCATGCAGGACAACGTGCTGGTGCTCGACGAGCCCACCAACCACCTGGACCTCGAGTCCATCGCCGCGCTCGCCGAAGGTCTCCAGAAGTACGAGGGCACCGTCATCGTCGTGACGCACGACCAGGAGCTCATCTCCGAGGTGGCCACCCGCATCTGGTCGCTCCAGGCGGGCCAGGAGGTGCTCGACTTCAACGGGCCCTACTCCGAGTTCGTGGAGAAGCACTCCGACGTGGCCGCGCGCCGCCGGTAG
- a CDS encoding PEGA domain-containing protein, which translates to MFVSCLLSVSLALSAGAAPGLPPGTQTPAPSHTLWLVQALYPGQDALLQRTEEGIATLLPEDVRAQQLIGREALTGHLKGRTGDLRCVSGEARCREPLESYLDSLGLERVVLVQVGQDDAGYRFRAVSVRPGSGARGQAETANPAFEKALAGVLVKFLSLNATVDAETTPAGATVFIDGLKVGTTPFHTEVLPGEHTFRFEMASHLPKEETRVVGSREQVKLTAALEKVPARLVVKAQPEGTEIRVDGQPVGTTAVDQGIQPGTRILSLTLDGYEPHEEKAEISPGGTFTLEHTMTPTSMQSFKLAMRRRKEATMARQSYLEASFEMQRLTSASLTSQPLSTSAELENLRSQDVRAPSARNLRGVGIEYGRYGQFFGVMLVGATYASTGDTWTLGIDVPAGVPGVGPEGLSALDTQVQAVSLRALQPQFRYVLGPVSLSLQAGLEGRGLLMKERARDAAIFKDGLYALDLHASAQATARVFMYEGLYASVAYQHSFTLLNKIAGTSNIRGGLGYAF; encoded by the coding sequence ATGTTCGTCTCCTGTCTCCTGAGTGTCAGCCTGGCGCTGAGCGCCGGCGCCGCACCCGGACTGCCTCCGGGCACCCAGACACCCGCCCCCTCGCACACCTTGTGGCTCGTCCAGGCGCTGTACCCCGGCCAGGACGCCTTGCTGCAGCGCACCGAGGAAGGCATCGCCACCCTGCTGCCCGAGGACGTGCGCGCACAGCAGCTCATCGGCCGTGAGGCGCTCACGGGCCACCTGAAGGGCCGCACCGGCGACTTGCGCTGCGTGTCCGGCGAGGCGCGCTGCCGCGAGCCGCTGGAGTCCTACCTGGACTCGCTGGGCCTGGAGCGCGTGGTGCTGGTGCAGGTGGGCCAGGACGACGCGGGCTACCGCTTCCGCGCCGTCAGCGTGCGCCCCGGCTCCGGTGCGCGAGGACAGGCGGAGACGGCGAATCCCGCCTTCGAGAAGGCCCTGGCCGGCGTGCTGGTGAAGTTCCTGTCGCTCAACGCCACGGTGGACGCGGAGACGACGCCCGCGGGCGCCACCGTCTTCATCGACGGCCTCAAGGTGGGCACCACGCCCTTCCACACGGAGGTGCTGCCGGGTGAGCACACCTTCCGGTTCGAGATGGCCTCGCACCTGCCCAAGGAAGAGACGCGGGTGGTGGGCTCTCGCGAGCAGGTGAAGCTGACCGCGGCCCTGGAGAAGGTGCCCGCGCGGCTGGTGGTGAAGGCGCAGCCGGAGGGCACGGAGATTCGCGTGGACGGCCAGCCCGTGGGCACCACGGCGGTGGACCAGGGCATCCAGCCCGGCACGCGCATCCTGTCGCTGACGCTCGACGGCTACGAGCCCCACGAGGAGAAGGCGGAGATTTCGCCCGGCGGCACGTTCACGCTGGAGCACACGATGACGCCCACGTCGATGCAGTCCTTCAAGCTGGCCATGCGCCGCCGCAAGGAAGCGACGATGGCGCGGCAGAGCTACCTGGAAGCGTCGTTCGAGATGCAGCGCCTCACCAGCGCGTCGCTGACGTCCCAGCCGCTGAGCACCTCCGCGGAGCTGGAGAACCTGCGCAGCCAGGACGTGCGCGCCCCCAGCGCACGCAACCTGCGCGGCGTGGGCATCGAGTACGGCCGCTATGGCCAGTTCTTCGGCGTCATGCTGGTGGGCGCCACCTACGCGTCCACCGGAGACACCTGGACGCTGGGCATCGACGTGCCCGCCGGTGTGCCCGGCGTGGGCCCGGAGGGCCTCTCCGCGCTGGACACGCAGGTGCAGGCGGTGTCGCTGCGCGCGCTCCAACCTCAGTTCCGCTACGTCCTGGGGCCGGTGTCCCTCTCCCTCCAGGCGGGCCTGGAGGGGCGCGGGCTGCTGATGAAGGAGCGCGCCCGCGACGCGGCCATCTTCAAGGACGGCCTCTACGCGCTGGACCTGCACGCGTCCGCGCAGGCCACCGCGCGCGTCTTCATGTACGAAGGCCTGTACGCCTCCGTGGCGTACCAGCACAGCTTCACGCTGCTGAACAAGATCGCCGGGACGAGCAACATTCGCGGAGGGCTGGGTTATGCGTTCTGA
- the tgt gene encoding tRNA guanosine(34) transglycosylase Tgt, with protein MAVRFELLTTDPTGARAGILHTRRGSFKTPMFMPVATHAGFRHLAMEEVKEAGASILLANTYHLMLRPGAEVFKRFGGIHPFMQWDGGVLTDSGGFQIFSLPEDRLITEKGAHFRSFYDNSRQLLSPESSIAMQQAINSEIMMVLDVCIDSRTDEAGTREAMERTHRWAVRSLEAKAAHDTGQAMFGIVQGGVFPNLRDESAAFLTKLPFDGFAIGGLAVGETKVERESMTLRSAALLPQDKPRYLMGVGTPTDLVEAVLRGVDMFDCIIPTKMAQQGYAYTFSGLVRISRSVFRLSDEPLDAECDCYVCKRYTRGYLQHLMRGKHHLGSRFLSVHNVRHYQKLMGRIREGILGGTYAQVYRELKAAIATPKDLKDEAAAREVTLKEVG; from the coding sequence ATGGCCGTTCGTTTCGAGCTTCTCACCACCGACCCCACGGGCGCGCGCGCAGGCATCCTGCACACCCGCCGGGGTTCCTTCAAAACACCCATGTTCATGCCGGTGGCCACCCACGCGGGCTTCCGGCACCTGGCCATGGAGGAGGTGAAGGAGGCGGGCGCCAGCATCCTGCTGGCCAACACCTACCACCTGATGCTCCGGCCCGGCGCCGAGGTCTTCAAGCGCTTCGGAGGCATCCACCCCTTCATGCAGTGGGACGGGGGCGTGCTCACGGACTCGGGCGGGTTTCAAATCTTCTCCCTGCCGGAGGACCGGCTCATCACGGAGAAGGGCGCCCACTTCCGCAGCTTCTACGACAACAGCCGGCAGCTCCTCAGCCCCGAGTCGAGCATCGCCATGCAGCAGGCCATCAACTCCGAAATCATGATGGTGCTGGATGTGTGCATCGACTCGCGGACCGACGAGGCGGGCACCCGTGAGGCCATGGAGCGCACCCACCGCTGGGCGGTGCGCAGCCTGGAGGCGAAGGCGGCCCACGACACGGGCCAGGCGATGTTCGGCATCGTCCAGGGCGGCGTCTTCCCGAACCTGCGCGACGAGAGCGCGGCCTTCCTGACGAAGCTGCCCTTCGACGGCTTCGCCATTGGCGGCCTGGCGGTGGGCGAGACGAAGGTGGAGCGCGAGTCCATGACGTTGCGCTCGGCCGCGCTGCTGCCGCAGGACAAGCCCCGCTACCTGATGGGCGTGGGGACGCCCACGGACCTGGTGGAGGCGGTGCTGCGCGGCGTGGACATGTTCGACTGCATCATCCCCACGAAGATGGCGCAGCAGGGGTATGCGTACACGTTCAGCGGCCTGGTCCGCATCTCCCGCAGCGTGTTCCGGCTGTCCGACGAGCCGCTGGACGCGGAGTGCGACTGCTACGTGTGCAAGCGCTACACGCGTGGCTACCTGCAGCACCTGATGCGCGGCAAGCACCACCTGGGCTCGCGCTTCCTGTCGGTGCACAACGTGCGGCACTACCAGAAGCTGATGGGCCGCATCCGCGAGGGCATCCTTGGGGGCACGTACGCGCAGGTGTACCGCGAGCTGAAGGCGGCCATCGCCACGCCCAAGGACTTGAAGGACGAGGCCGCCGCGCGCGAGGTGACGCTGAAGGAGGTCGGGTGA
- a CDS encoding chitobiase/beta-hexosaminidase C-terminal domain-containing protein codes for MSLTLSWPLRHGAVLLAAQLVLACGGGGQPPPADLTPPTTRVTPVGGEFANSVAVTLTCDDGGGSGCAATYYTLDGTTPGTGSTRYREPFTLGNTTTVRFYSVDVAGNAEAPGTVTFTLVGAGDTAAPTTVANPGGGAFNSPRSVTLTCDDGEGSGCAATHYTLDGSVPTLASSRYTAPLTVTASATLRFFSVDRVGNLEPAQQARYVVDTQAPLAAATPRGGSFTASRTVTLSCDDGEGSGCAAIHYTTNGSIPSLDSAVYQEPLLLTATTRVRFIAVDFVGNVSDVVSEQYTRDTSVEDRTAPTTVASPAGGVYEHAQSVVLACTDDAEGSGCEATYYTVDGSAPTTSSLRYTGPITVAATTTLRFFSRDLAGNDEVAKSEQYTLDTTPPVTTASPGGGVFQDAVAVTLTCSDGLSGCAETRYTLDGSAPTVSSPRYEGPITLTRAVTLRFASTDVAGNVEPAKQESYELPDLDRQASEQIQAVRNASNGAVNLDIHGAWITYIKEGVGNLANDPAGLFLQSERTGPAVFVPVDPSTLTAVPQVGDRVRVTVNAKSVVNGQTRASIASLDVLSRGHLVSSLLQEVSEVDVTSGGTRPAYESEYISIDGTIRPPGFSASGAGHLQAPFTTWGVPAGSTSASSLRLRVVESVNDSVALSADCSVRVTSPLWVFMSGTQTRPHIQVSAWRESDVTVNSCPAPLLLEAWATDRNTVMVRFSRPMDPASIIANGSQFGIPGLSVTQAGLAESSVISLTTGNQGHRQNYTLTVAITLRDRRGVYLNSTFTQVAFRGFPG; via the coding sequence ATGTCCCTGACGTTGTCCTGGCCCTTGCGCCATGGCGCGGTGCTTCTCGCCGCGCAGCTTGTCCTCGCGTGTGGAGGAGGCGGGCAGCCGCCTCCCGCCGACCTCACGCCGCCCACGACGCGTGTGACGCCCGTCGGAGGGGAGTTCGCCAATTCCGTGGCGGTGACGCTGACGTGTGATGACGGAGGTGGCAGCGGCTGCGCGGCCACGTACTACACGCTGGATGGCACGACGCCCGGCACCGGCTCCACGCGGTACCGCGAGCCCTTCACGCTGGGGAACACCACCACGGTGCGGTTCTACTCCGTGGACGTGGCGGGCAACGCGGAGGCGCCGGGGACGGTGACCTTCACGCTGGTGGGGGCGGGGGACACGGCGGCGCCCACCACGGTGGCCAACCCCGGGGGCGGCGCGTTCAACAGCCCCCGGAGCGTCACGCTGACATGCGACGACGGCGAGGGCTCCGGCTGCGCGGCCACGCACTACACGCTGGATGGCAGCGTGCCCACGCTGGCCTCGTCGCGCTACACGGCGCCCCTGACCGTTACCGCATCCGCCACGCTGCGCTTCTTCTCCGTGGACCGGGTGGGCAATCTGGAGCCGGCACAGCAGGCTCGCTATGTCGTGGACACCCAGGCGCCCCTGGCGGCCGCGACGCCCCGGGGTGGCAGCTTCACCGCGTCGCGCACCGTCACGCTGTCGTGTGACGACGGCGAGGGCAGCGGCTGCGCGGCCATCCATTACACCACCAACGGCAGCATTCCCTCGCTGGACTCGGCCGTGTACCAGGAGCCGCTGTTGCTGACGGCCACCACCCGCGTGCGGTTCATCGCGGTGGACTTTGTGGGCAACGTGTCCGACGTGGTGTCGGAGCAGTACACGCGGGACACCTCGGTGGAGGATCGCACCGCGCCCACGACGGTGGCCTCACCCGCGGGCGGCGTCTATGAGCATGCCCAGTCCGTCGTCTTGGCTTGCACGGACGATGCGGAGGGAAGCGGTTGCGAGGCCACGTACTACACGGTCGATGGCAGCGCGCCGACGACGTCCAGCCTCCGCTACACGGGGCCCATCACCGTGGCGGCCACCACCACGCTGCGTTTCTTCTCCAGGGACCTCGCCGGCAACGACGAGGTCGCGAAGTCCGAGCAGTACACGCTGGACACGACGCCGCCGGTGACGACGGCCTCGCCCGGGGGCGGCGTCTTTCAAGACGCCGTCGCCGTGACACTGACGTGCAGCGATGGTCTCTCAGGCTGCGCCGAGACGCGCTACACGCTGGATGGCTCCGCGCCCACCGTGAGTTCGCCGCGGTACGAGGGACCCATCACCCTCACGCGCGCCGTGACGCTGCGCTTCGCCTCCACCGACGTGGCGGGCAACGTGGAGCCGGCGAAGCAGGAGTCCTACGAGCTGCCCGACCTGGACCGGCAGGCCTCCGAGCAGATTCAGGCGGTGCGCAACGCCTCCAATGGCGCGGTGAACCTCGACATCCACGGCGCCTGGATTACGTACATCAAGGAAGGCGTGGGCAACCTGGCGAACGACCCGGCGGGCCTCTTCCTTCAGTCGGAGCGGACAGGGCCGGCCGTGTTCGTTCCGGTGGACCCGTCGACACTGACGGCCGTGCCGCAAGTGGGAGACCGGGTGCGTGTCACGGTGAACGCGAAGAGCGTCGTCAATGGCCAGACGCGCGCGAGCATCGCCAGCCTTGACGTGCTCAGCCGTGGGCATCTGGTGTCATCGCTGCTCCAGGAGGTCAGCGAGGTGGACGTCACCTCCGGCGGGACACGGCCTGCCTATGAGTCCGAGTACATCTCCATCGACGGCACCATTCGCCCGCCCGGCTTCTCCGCCTCGGGGGCGGGACATCTCCAGGCGCCGTTCACGACGTGGGGAGTGCCCGCGGGGTCGACATCCGCGTCCTCGCTGCGGCTGCGCGTGGTGGAGTCTGTCAACGACAGCGTGGCCCTCTCGGCGGACTGCAGCGTGAGGGTGACGTCGCCGCTCTGGGTGTTCATGTCCGGAACGCAGACGCGGCCCCACATCCAGGTGTCCGCGTGGCGGGAGAGCGACGTCACGGTGAACTCGTGTCCCGCGCCCCTCTTGCTCGAGGCCTGGGCCACGGACCGCAACACGGTGATGGTGCGCTTCAGCCGCCCCATGGATCCTGCCTCGATCATCGCCAACGGCAGCCAGTTCGGCATCCCGGGATTGAGCGTCACCCAGGCCGGGCTGGCGGAGTCCTCGGTGATTTCGCTGACCACCGGCAACCAGGGGCATCGTCAGAACTACACGCTGACGGTGGCGATCACGCTGAGGGACCGTCGAGGCGTCTACCTCAACTCGACGTTCACCCAGGTCGCGTTCCGGGGCTTCCCAGGGTAG